In the genome of Massilibacillus massiliensis, one region contains:
- a CDS encoding class I SAM-dependent methyltransferase: MSVQKSLLAYEERYKKVYEAGGIFWHDHASPQELLEFVKELPIGAKCIEFGCGEGHEVRALAKLGFKVTGIDISPTVIQRNKTITPADLCVEYIVGDITDLRTIGIEDGSFDFALDIGCLHMLSEPVDRNSYLKEVKRVLKPGAFLYLQNGLSLEDVQPQDADQANELQKIKEFMQNYNSEKLMPRKIITTEGEREVMLPLCSTGKLLFLEEYLSELRELGFSIVYSKRSGGMNMSFEAIIIAST, encoded by the coding sequence ATGTCTGTTCAAAAAAGTCTATTAGCATATGAAGAACGATATAAAAAAGTATATGAAGCTGGCGGCATATTTTGGCATGATCATGCATCACCTCAAGAACTCTTAGAGTTTGTAAAAGAGTTACCGATAGGCGCGAAATGCATTGAATTCGGCTGTGGAGAAGGACATGAAGTCAGAGCGTTAGCCAAACTCGGCTTCAAAGTTACCGGAATAGATATTTCTCCTACAGTAATACAAAGGAATAAAACTATTACGCCAGCCGATCTGTGTGTGGAGTATATCGTTGGCGATATAACGGATTTACGTACGATTGGCATTGAAGATGGATCCTTTGATTTTGCCTTGGATATAGGTTGTCTGCACATGTTGAGTGAACCAGTAGATCGTAATTCATATTTAAAAGAAGTAAAAAGAGTACTCAAACCGGGAGCTTTTTTATATTTGCAAAATGGCTTGAGCTTGGAGGATGTTCAACCTCAAGATGCAGATCAAGCGAATGAACTTCAAAAAATAAAAGAATTTATGCAGAATTATAACAGCGAGAAGCTTATGCCAAGAAAGATAATAACAACTGAAGGTGAACGAGAAGTGATGCTTCCACTATGTTCGACTGGGAAATTGCTATTTTTAGAAGAATATCTTTCTGAATTAAGGGAACTAGGATTTTCAATTGTGTATAGTAAGAGAAGTGGCGGTATGAATATGAGTTTTGAAGCCATTATTATTGCTTCGACTTAG
- a CDS encoding DUF1737 domain-containing protein has product MEKKLRYRLITGKDDSSFCQRISSLLDDGYELYGSPASTFDGKNVIVAQAVILKNIKE; this is encoded by the coding sequence ATGGAAAAGAAACTTAGATATAGATTAATTACAGGAAAAGATGATTCATCTTTTTGTCAAAGAATTTCATCACTATTGGATGATGGCTATGAATTGTATGGGTCACCGGCAAGTACCTTTGACGGAAAAAATGTTATTGTAGCCCAAGCAGTCATATTAAAAAATATTAAAGAATAA
- a CDS encoding DUF2019 domain-containing protein, translating into MRPLDQILKEYIEACIKEEESLRRGDSKTGNKQYRIINNISLDLKANPQYGIERLIPFLDHPNANVRLTTAFFLIPIMPEQVRAVLVELSAGRGTVAFNAEMILSEWDKGNLKFD; encoded by the coding sequence ATGAGACCGCTAGATCAAATTTTAAAAGAATATATAGAAGCATGTATAAAAGAGGAAGAATCTTTGCGTAGAGGAGACTCAAAGACTGGTAATAAACAATATCGAATTATCAACAATATTAGTCTTGATTTAAAAGCCAATCCTCAATACGGAATTGAACGTTTAATTCCATTTTTAGATCATCCAAATGCAAATGTTAGATTAACTACAGCGTTTTTCTTAATACCGATAATGCCTGAGCAAGTGAGAGCTGTTTTAGTAGAACTGTCCGCTGGTAGAGGAACTGTTGCTTTTAATGCAGAAATGATTTTATCGGAATGGGATAAGGGAAATTTGAAGTTTGATTAA
- a CDS encoding DUF362 domain-containing protein, producing MTKVAVIKADAYDTKVVDQAMQELLSHLGGIEKYIDPGDRVLIKPNMLEAADKASGITTHPEVVRAVIREVKKAGGISVVGDSPGLGSTLRVAEKCGILEVCQQENVELLDFNESVEVKYPQGEIVKNFALAKACLNVDKVISVAKMKTHSFMVVTGAVKNLFGLFVGHNKAQFHLRMKKMSDFAHLLVDLQQYMKPCLAIIDGISGMEGAGPRNGDKIHCGILLASDNSFAVDLVMADKMGFAAEQLPVSIIALQQGLVPSLSMIDVVGSASQVQFQFKKPRTVENLENRIPGWVVRLGQNQLTARPHINERCIGCGRCAEHCPPKTIEIRNRKAVIDYRNCIRCYCCQELCPENAVVLKEGILLRLLHRLG from the coding sequence ATGACAAAAGTAGCAGTAATAAAAGCCGATGCCTACGACACCAAAGTCGTAGACCAAGCCATGCAAGAATTACTCTCCCATTTGGGTGGTATAGAAAAATATATAGACCCCGGCGATAGAGTTTTAATAAAGCCAAACATGTTAGAAGCTGCGGATAAAGCGTCCGGGATAACTACTCATCCGGAGGTTGTGCGGGCTGTCATACGGGAAGTGAAAAAGGCGGGAGGAATTTCGGTTGTTGGAGATTCGCCGGGATTGGGGAGTACTTTAAGGGTAGCGGAGAAGTGTGGAATACTGGAAGTTTGTCAGCAAGAAAATGTGGAGTTGCTGGATTTTAATGAGAGTGTGGAAGTGAAATACCCACAGGGGGAGATTGTAAAGAATTTTGCATTGGCAAAGGCTTGTTTGAATGTGGACAAGGTGATATCGGTAGCAAAGATGAAGACGCATTCGTTTATGGTGGTAACGGGTGCTGTTAAAAATTTATTCGGTTTGTTTGTTGGGCATAATAAAGCACAGTTTCACCTTAGAATGAAAAAGATGAGTGACTTTGCGCATCTGTTGGTGGATTTGCAGCAATATATGAAGCCGTGTTTGGCTATTATCGATGGCATTAGCGGCATGGAAGGTGCTGGACCACGTAATGGAGACAAGATCCATTGCGGTATATTATTGGCGAGTGATAATAGTTTTGCCGTTGATTTAGTGATGGCAGATAAAATGGGATTTGCGGCAGAGCAATTACCAGTTTCAATCATTGCATTACAGCAAGGTTTGGTTCCTTCATTGTCGATGATTGATGTGGTAGGCAGTGCGAGTCAGGTGCAATTCCAATTTAAAAAACCACGTACTGTAGAAAATCTGGAGAATAGAATTCCGGGGTGGGTTGTCAGACTTGGACAGAACCAGTTGACTGCCAGGCCGCATATCAACGAACGATGTATTGGCTGCGGACGCTGTGCGGAGCATTGCCCGCCTAAGACCATTGAAATACGAAATCGTAAAGCTGTGATTGATTATCGAAATTGTATTCGTTGTTATTGCTGTCAGGAATTATGTCCAGAAAATGCAGTGGTATTAAAGGAAGGCATACTTTTGCGTCTGCTTCATCGTTTGGGGTGA
- a CDS encoding ketoacyl-ACP synthase III, producing the protein MNNESKSKIVGLGAYLPKRRLTNYDLEKMVDTSDDWIVRRTGVRERRLAAKDEFASDLAIKAVAQLIEKYNVEIGDVDMVIVTTFTPDHFTPTVSSLVQGHFGIKKAGTMDLNAACTGFVYGLCVADSLITAGHSNKVLVIASEVVSKVVDYSDRNTCVLFGDAAVAVLLERTNGKGNFLASYFTSDGKQAQNVTCSNLAEKINNHEIKKTRLFEQEGKLLYEYVMKNIPDGVKNVLGKSGLSFDDIAWFVPHSANLRMIKALCDRLDFPLEKTLISNEFYGNTSSASIPLAMWMALEEGKIKAGDKMILYGFGAGLTHGGVVIEW; encoded by the coding sequence ATGAATAACGAGTCAAAATCAAAAATAGTTGGACTAGGTGCATATTTGCCAAAGCGAAGATTAACAAATTATGATCTTGAAAAAATGGTGGATACAAGTGATGATTGGATCGTGCGTCGGACAGGTGTAAGAGAAAGACGTCTGGCAGCAAAAGACGAATTTGCCAGTGATTTAGCGATAAAAGCCGTTGCGCAATTGATAGAGAAATACAATGTTGAAATCGGTGATGTGGATATGGTGATCGTAACGACGTTTACACCAGATCATTTTACGCCGACGGTTTCTTCTTTGGTACAGGGGCATTTTGGGATAAAGAAAGCCGGGACGATGGATTTAAATGCTGCTTGCACAGGGTTTGTCTATGGTCTATGTGTAGCGGATTCATTAATTACAGCTGGTCATAGTAATAAAGTTCTAGTGATTGCTTCTGAGGTAGTATCTAAAGTAGTGGATTATTCTGATCGCAATACCTGTGTGCTTTTTGGTGATGCTGCAGTTGCTGTATTACTTGAAAGAACAAATGGAAAAGGCAATTTTCTTGCTTCTTATTTTACCTCAGATGGCAAGCAGGCACAGAATGTTACTTGCAGTAATTTAGCAGAGAAAATAAATAACCACGAGATTAAAAAAACGCGGTTATTTGAGCAAGAAGGAAAGCTCTTATATGAATATGTGATGAAAAATATTCCTGATGGTGTGAAAAATGTATTAGGGAAAAGTGGGCTGAGCTTTGATGATATCGCGTGGTTTGTTCCGCATAGTGCCAATTTACGTATGATAAAAGCGCTTTGTGATAGACTGGATTTTCCGCTGGAAAAAACTTTGATCAGTAATGAGTTTTATGGGAATACATCCTCGGCATCTATTCCGCTTGCAATGTGGATGGCACTAGAAGAAGGAAAAATCAAAGCAGGCGATAAAATGATACTATACGGATTCGGTGCCGGTCTGACACATGGTGGAGTTGTAATTGAGTGGTAG
- a CDS encoding DMT family transporter, producing the protein MEKQSLTKIYIILLLVPLFWGGAFGTTKHVLSEIAPMTTSALRFMLAGFLMLAWSAWRKELDWTSIKENFFSLFALGATGVFSYNYFFATGLQYTSAITAALIIVVNPVFTTCIASFFMGEAWNWRTLVGAAISFIGVSFVISKGDLSILVDMSIGTGEVYLFGSVASWVIYTLLVKKTSRTMGNGAMTSVSTMMGAVMLLLISIVKEDQWGNVMHVSNQTMVEIVYLAVCSTVFAFLLFNWGVQRIGATKAAAYINFTPLNAAWIAVLFYGEQFSSYHLIGMVITITGVLITTRNKVRPVESNMKDIAVSKS; encoded by the coding sequence GTGGAAAAACAAAGTCTTACTAAAATCTATATCATTTTATTACTAGTGCCCTTATTTTGGGGCGGGGCATTTGGTACCACAAAGCATGTTTTATCGGAGATCGCCCCGATGACGACATCCGCGCTCAGATTTATGCTTGCGGGTTTTCTTATGCTTGCATGGAGTGCTTGGCGCAAGGAGCTTGATTGGACTAGCATAAAAGAAAACTTTTTCAGTCTATTTGCCTTGGGGGCAACAGGTGTTTTTTCCTATAACTATTTTTTTGCTACGGGTCTGCAATATACATCAGCGATTACTGCGGCATTGATTATTGTCGTGAATCCTGTGTTTACCACATGCATTGCCAGTTTTTTTATGGGAGAGGCATGGAATTGGCGTACGTTAGTTGGAGCGGCAATATCGTTTATTGGTGTTTCCTTCGTCATTAGCAAAGGTGACTTGAGTATTTTGGTGGATATGTCGATTGGTACTGGTGAAGTATATTTATTTGGTTCGGTGGCAAGTTGGGTAATCTATACTTTGCTTGTAAAGAAAACTTCACGTACGATGGGAAATGGTGCAATGACTTCCGTATCAACCATGATGGGGGCTGTAATGTTGCTGTTGATTTCTATTGTAAAAGAAGATCAGTGGGGCAATGTCATGCATGTATCAAATCAAACGATGGTAGAGATTGTATATTTAGCTGTATGCAGTACAGTTTTTGCGTTCTTATTATTTAATTGGGGTGTGCAGCGTATTGGTGCGACGAAGGCAGCGGCTTATATTAACTTTACCCCGCTCAATGCGGCGTGGATTGCTGTCTTATTTTATGGAGAACAATTTTCAAGTTACCATTTGATTGGTATGGTGATAACGATTACGGGGGTATTAATTACTACGCGGAATAAAGTGCGACCCGTGGAATCTAATATGAAAGATATCGCTGTTTCGAAATCATAG